The nucleotide window GCGCGGCGGCCGCCGGAAGCAGCCCGTTTCCGCAGTCGGCACGGCGTGAAGTCGCCGGCGGGAAACGGGCCGTCACCGCACCGTGCACGCAGGCGTCACGCGTCCGCAGCACGGGCTTAACACGCCTCCGGCACAGTGGTGTGCACGGCGACAAGGGCCTCCGGAGCGGCTCCCGGACCTCCAGCTCGCCGCCGGATGCGACGACCGGCCCTGACCCGGCGCGCGTCCCTCGCGGGGACCGCCGTCGTCCCGCCCCCGGTTCACTCCGGGGTGCGGCGGTCCCCGCCACAGCCTTCCCGCCCGGTCTCCGTCGCGGCCTCAGTGCGCCGCGCCGCCGCGGCGGTCCGTCCCCGCCCCCGGGGTCCCCGTCCCTGGGCTGCGCAGGCCCGCGCTGTGGGCGGCGTTGACGCCGGCGATCCCCGCCCAGCACACGATCAGGCCCGCCAGTCCGGCCTCGCCCACCGCGATCGCGGACAGCGGGACGGCCAGCACCAGCGAGAGGGTGGCGAACCCGAAGCGCTGCCAGAAGGCGTGGACCTCGCTCTCCGGGCGCGCCGGCCGGGCCCCGCGCGCGACCTGGACCTGCTGTTCTGCGAGGTGCCGGCGCACCCGCCGGTCGACGTTCTCCTCGACCTTCTCCAGGAAGGACTCCAGCAGCTCCGGCTCGTAGTCCGGCCCCAGCTCCCGGCGGGTCTGGAGGGTCGCGTCGAGCTCTCTGCGCAGATCGGGGTCGTGTGTCGCCATGGGGCCGAGCGTACGCACGCCGGGCGGGCGGCGCGGTAGGGCTAGCCCCCGGATCCGGCGGGGGAGCGCTCACCGGGCGGCGCCGTCGCCGGTTCCGGGAGGCGCGCGGTGTCGCGGCGGGCGACCACCCAGTAGACGACGGCCGGCACGGCGAGCCCGACGAGCCAGGAGATATCGGCGCCGCCCAGCGGCGCCACCAGCGGACCGGTGTAGAAGTGCGTGGCCAGGAAGGGGAGTTGGGCCAGCACGCCGAAGGCGTAGACGGCCAGCGCCCGGAGGTTCCAGGCACCGTAGCGGCCGCCGGGGTCGCTCAGCGCCGGGATGTCGTAGCGCTCCTTGGAGATCAGGTAGTAGTCGACCAGATTGATCGCCGACCAGGGCGTGAAGAAGGTCAGCAGGAAGAGCAGGAAGTCCTTGAAGGCCGTCAGGAACGAGTCCTTGCCCAGGAGGGCGACGGCGGTGCCGGCGGCCATGATTCCCGCGATGTACGCGGCCCGCCCGCGCGGGGAGAGGGTGCGCTGCCCCCGGAAGCCGCTGACGCCGGTGACCAGCGACATGAAACCGCCATAGGTGTTCAGGACGTTGATGGTGAGTTTGCCGAGGGCGATGACGAAGTACAGGAGCGAGGCGGTCAGTCCGGCGCCGCCCAGGCCGACGACGTAACCGACCTCGTGCCCCACGAACGCGGTGGGCGCCGCGGCCGCCGCCAGCGCGCCGAACGTCATCGACCACTGCGAGCCGAGCACCGTGCCGGACAGCGTCCACCAGAAGGTGGCGCGCGCCGAGGTGTGCCGCGGCAGATAGCGCGAGTAGTCGGCGACGTACGGGCCGAACGCCAGCTGCCAGGAGGCCGAGAGCGAGACGGCCAGCAGGAACACCGGCAGCCCGAAGCGGTGGTCGGCCAGCAGCGCACCGAGGTCGGCGCGCTGCAGCAGCCGGATGCCCAGGTAGACGAAGGTCAGCGCGCAGACCAGGCCGGCGATCCTGCCCAGGGCGTGGATGAGGCGGTAGCCGACGGCCGCGGCGACGGCGGTGACCGCGGCGAACAGCACGATCCCGGGCGTCTCGCCGAGGTGCGTCAGCTCGCCGACCGCCTGCCCGGCCAGCACACTGCCGCCCGCGAAGAAGCCGATGTACATCACGATGACCAGCGCCAGTGGGACGGCCGCACCGCGCACCCCGAACTGCGCCCGCGAGGTGATCATCTGAGGGAGCCCCAGCCGCGGCCCCTGGGCGGAGTGCAGCGCCATCACCGCGCCGCCCAGGAGGTTGCCGAGCAGCAGCCCGATCAGGGACCAGCAGGCGTTCGCCCCGAAGACGACGGCCAGCGCGCCGGTGACGACGGCGGTGATCTGGAGGTTGGCGCCCAGCCAGAGCGTGAACTGGCTGACCGCGCGGCCGTGCCGTTCGCCGTCCGGAACGACGTCGATGGAGTGCTGTTCGACCACACCTGCCATGGATCCGCCTCGCGTCGCGCGCCTGTATGGATTCATGCAGGATCGATGGCGGTGAATGGAAGGTCAATAGGTGGGGGCGGTCGAAAGGCCGGCGGCCGGCCCCGGCGGACCGGGGCCGGCGGACCGGACGGGCCGTCAGGCGGCGCTAAGCCGCACGTGCCCCGTCCATCGGCCGCAGCTCGTCCGCGTACGAGACCGAGACCCGCCGCATCAGCCCGTCGTCGGTGATGTCGTACTGGCCCAGGCGCCACAGCGGCGGCGAATAGGCGTGCACGGACACCGCGTCGTCGGTCGCGCCGGTGAGGCGGTGGATGTGCTCGGGGCCGAAGCAGAACGAGGCGCCCGCGCCGACGGCGGTGGCCAGGTGCTCGCCGCCGATCCGGGGGTTGGACTCGGTCAGCATGCCCTGGACGACGCCCACCGCCCCCGAGGACAGATCGTGGTCGTGCCAGCCGGTGTCGTTCTGCCGGGTCCAGCACAGCAGCCAGACGTCGACGAACTCATCGCGGTACAGGGAGGCGTAGTGGCGTTCGGTGTCGGAGAAGGCGACCTGCTCGCGCCACAGGTCCGGGCGGGCGGCGAGCGTGTCGACCAGCTCCCGCAGCTCACGTTTGTCGAGGTTGCGCTCGGGCAGTGCGGTGAACGGCTGCGCGCCGTCGGGGACCTCGCGGGCGGCATCGGCCTGGGAGGTGCGGTACGTCATCGGCGGGCTCCTTTCGTCGGGCCCAGAAGGCGGGCCGGGTTGGTGGTGCGCAGGGCGTGGATCGCGGCCCGCGCGCCGAGGTCGGGGAGGACGGGGGCGGCGTAGGGCCGGTCGCTGCCGCTGACGACGACATCGATCCCGGCGGTCCGGACGAGGGCGTCGACCGCACGGGTCCCGTAGGAGGACGTCTCGTAGAAGACGCCGCAGTCGACCCGCCCGCGCTCCCGTCCGCCGCCGCGGGCGACCAGCCGCTCCCCGTGCAGCGGTGCCAGACCGGCCAGCGCCGCGAAGCAGACCCGCAGGTCCGGGTGGCGCGGCCGGCCGACGGCGCGGAAGGCGAACCAGGCGGCGTGCAGCTGCTGGACGTACGGGACCAGGGCGGGCCACCAGGCGGGTGCGTCCGGGGTGCGCGGGGCCGCCCCGGGGTGGACGAACAGCGGCTTGTCCAGTGCGTCGGCGGCGTCCAGCAGCGGGGCGCAGCGGGCCCAGCCCGCGGCGTCGAGCAGCGCGGTGGCCGGGAGTTGCAGCCCCACGCAGCCGCGCGCCAGCTCGTGCCGCAGCGCCCCGGGGTCCGGGGCGGGCGTCGAGAGGCAGACCGAGGCCCAGACGCCGAAGGGGGCCGGCAGGTCCAGGGCGCCGTCGTGGAACGCGGCCAGCAGCGGGGCGGCCTCCGCGGGCGGCAGATCTTCGATGCCGAGCGGGCTGGAGAGCGACACCAGGGCCAGATCGAGGCCGTCGGCGCGGGCGAGCCGGGCGCGGGCGGCGATGTCGTGGTCGGCGGGGTCGACGGTGTACGGCGCCTCGCCGGGCAGGTGGAGCGTCCAGCCGTCGAGCCGCGGGGGCGCACTGCGGGCCCGCAGCAGCGCGAGGAACTCGGGCGGCCAGAGGTGCTGGTGGACATCGGTGGGCACGGGCCTCCCTCGGCTGCGGGCGATGGTCCGGAGCGGCCCCGGGCGGCGGCTCCGCCGTCCCGGGCGCGCGGTACTTAACCGCTTAACTGATGCGTTTAAGTGAAACGGTTAACAGAGGGCGCTGTCAAGGCCGGGGCGCACCCGCCGGGCGACGGTCTTGCCCGCGCACCCCCGCATCGGGGCGGCCGCCGCCTCCTCCTTGGGTAGGCTTCCGGGCATGGCCAGGCCCAATAAGCGCACCACCCTCCGCGAGGTGGCCGAGGCCACCGGACTCTCCACCGCAGCCGTCTCCTACGCCCTGCGCGGCAAGCACGTCTCCAAGGAGACCGAGGAGCGGGTGCGCAAGGCCGCCGCGGAGCTCGGCTACGAGGCGGACCCGATCGCCCGTGCGCTGGTCAGCGGCAGGACGAGCACGGTCGGCGTGCTCGCCGGCGATCTGCAGGATCTGTGGCAGCAGCAGCTGATGGCGGCCATAGGGCGCGAGCTGCTGGCCGGCGACCGCTATGCGCTGATCCTGGACGCCGGCGGCGACCCCGAGCGCGAGCTGTCCCTCGCCAAGCAGCTGCGCGACCAGCGGGTGGACGGCCTCCTGGTCTCCCCGGTCGACCCGTCCGCCGAGGGCTGGTCGAAGATCGCCGACGCCGTGCCGGTGGTCTCCATCGGCGACGCCCTGAGCCGGGCCCGCACGGCGGGCGAGGTGCTCTTCGACAACCGTGCCGGCATCGACGCCGTCCTGGACTACCTCCGCGGTCTGGGCCACCGCCGGATCACCGTGCTGACGCCCACCGGCCCCTCCACCCCCGACCGCCCGGCCGACGTCTATGTGCGCGAGGCCGCCGACCGGCTCGGCATCGAGGTCGAAGTCCTGCCCTGCGCCCAGGAGTTGGGCGAGGCGACCGCGATGGCCCGCCGGGTCCTGACCAACAGCCCGGACGGCCGCCCGGCCGGGACCTCGGCACTCACCGCGCCCACCGCCGTCTTCTGCTTCTCCGACTCCATCGCCTACGGCGTCTACGCGGCCGCCGCCGAGGCCGCCCTGACCGTCGGCCGCGACCTCTCCGTCGTCGGCTTCGACGACCACCCCGTCTCCCGGGTCCTCACCCCGCCGCTGACCACCGTCGACTGGGGCCTGGGCGAGATCGCCAAGGAGGCCGCCCGGCTCGCGGTCGCCGCGATCGAGGGCCGCCGGGTCCGCCGCAAGCGCATCCTGTGCGCCCCGCGCCTCTCGGAGCGGGGGTCGGCGGGGGAGGTGCGGGGGTAGGCACGGGAGGCGCGGCGGGCGTGTGCGGTCCGCCGGGCGGGCCCGTCCTGCGGCTGCGTGGCCCCGCGCCGGGGAGCAGACTGGTGCCGGGTGCTCCGGTACGGTCGGGGCGTGTGGGGCGGTGGCCGACCGACAGGCGGATGGACGGGTTCTTGATGAAGCGTTCCGCGACGAGTGAGATCACGGTGGAGAGCGCGGCCGGGGACGGCGGCGCACCGGACGCCGCGCACGGCGAGCTGGCGGACCGCCTGGAGGCGCACCGCACGGAGCTGACCGGCTACTGCTACCGGATGCTGGGGTCGGCGTTCGAGGCCGAGGACGCCGTGCAGGAGACGATGGTGCGGGCCTGGCGCGGCCACGACCGGTTCGAGGGGCGGGCCTCGCTGCGCTCCTGGCTCTACCGCATCGCCACCAATGTCTGTCTGGACCTGCTCAAGGGCAGCCAACGCCGGGCGCGGCCGATGGATCTCGCCTCCCCCGCGAGCGTGGACACCCCCATCGGCACGGGACTGCCCGAGGCGACGTGGATCGGACCGGTCCCCGACACGCGGGTGCTGGCGTCCGCCGGGGATCCCGCGGAGAGGGCAGTCGCCCGGGAGTCGGTCCGGCTCGCGTTCATCGCCGCGCTCCAGCGGCTGGCGCCCCGGCAGCGGGCGGTGCTCATCCTGCGGGAGGTGCTGAGCTGGTCGGCGCGCGAGGTCGCGGAGCTGCTGGGCAGCTCGGTCGCCTCGGTCAACAGCGCGCTGCAGCGGGCCCGGGCCACGCTCGCCGCGTCCGCCGACGCCGACGAGGAACCCCCGGGGCCGCTGGACGACACCCAGCAGGCGCTGCTGCGGCGCTATGTCGACGCCTTCGAACGCTTCGACCTGGACGCCCTCACGGCCCTGCTGCACGAGGACTCCACGCTGTCCATGCCGCCGTACGAGCTGTGGCTGCGCGGCCGTGAGGACTTCCTGGCGTGGCTGCGCGGGCCGGGCTGCGGCTGTGCGGGGTCGCATCTGGTGCCGGTCGCGGCGAACGGCCGCCCGGCGTTCGGGCAGTACCGCGCGGACGGCCTGCCCTGGGCGATCCAGGTCCTCGACCTCGCGGACGGCCGGATCACCGCGCTGCACTCGTTCCTGGACACCGAGCGGCTCTTCCCGCTGTTCGGACTGCCGCTCAAGTACGGCGGCCCGGCGCCCGCGTGAGGCGTGCGGCCGCCGCCCGCCTCAGCCCAGCTTGTGCTTCTTCAGCCAGGCGGCCGCCACCCGGTCCGGGTCCTGCTTCTCCTTGTCGACCAGGCGGTTGAGCTCGGTGAGGTCGGGCGTGGTCAGGGCGTTGCCCAGCCGGGCGAGGGCCTTGCGGACCCTGGCGTCGGCCTTGCGGGCGGCGATCAGCGGGACGATGTGCTGGGCGGGGATCAGATGCTTGGGGTCCGCCAGCAGCACCCAGCCGTTCTCCGCGGTGTCGACATCGGTGGTGAAGACGTTGGCGATGTCGATGTCGCCCTTCTTCAGGGCGCCCTTGACCAGCGGACCGGACGAGTCCAGCGCCTTGAACTCCTTGAACTCCACGCCGTATTGGTCCTTCAGGCCGACGAGCCCGACGACCCGCTTCTTCATCTCCGCGGCCGCGCCGAAGATCAGCTTGCCGTTGACCTTGCGGAGATCGTCGAGCGTCTTCAGGCCGTAGCGGTCGGCGGTCCGCCGGGTCACGGCGAAGCTGTCCCGGTCCTCGGCGGACGCGTACGGAAGGACCTCCAGGCCGTCGGGCAGCACGGTGGTCAGCGCGTTCTGCATCGCGCCGGCCTCGGTCGCGGTGGCCTTCTTGTCGAGGTAGAGCAGCAGGCTGCCCTGGTACTCGGGGAGCAGATCGATATCGCCGGAGCGCAGCGCCGGGACCACGATCTCGCGGGAGCCGAGGTTGGGCCGGACCGTCGTCTTGACCCCGGCGGCGTTCAGCACCCCCGCGTAGAGGTAGCCGAGGACCTGGTTCTCGGTGAAGTTGGCGGTGCCGATGACCAGTCCGCCACCGCTGCTGCCGCCGTCGCCGCCGGCGCCGTCCCCCTTGAGGGAGGTGATGCCGGAGGAGCAGGCGGCCAGCAGCGGGGCCGAGGCGCCGGCCAGGAGGGTGGTCAGGACGGTACGACGGTTCATGGGCGGGCTCCTCGGTGCGTACGTGGGGGCGGGGCGGCGGATGCTCAGCGGGCGGCGGCCGGGCGGCCGCGGAACAGCAGCCGCGTCAGGCCGCCCAGGGCCAGATCGGCGACGACGGCGAGCGCGGCGACCAGCACCGCCCCGCCGAGGACCTGCACCAGGTCGCGCTGCGCCAGGCCGTCGAAGACATAGCGGCCCAGCCCGCCGAAGCTGACGTAGGCGGCGATCGTGGCGGTGGCGACGACCTGCACGGTCGCCAGCCGCACACCGGTCATGATCAGCGGCAGCGCGAGCGGGATCTCGACCTGCCACAGGATCTGGCGGCCGCGCAGCCCCACGCCCTTGGCGGCGTCCTTGACCTCGGGGTCGACGGCCGCCATCCCCGCGTAGGTATTGGTGATGATCACCGGCACGGCGAGCGCGACCAGGGACACGTACACCGGCCACACGCTCAGTCCGCCGGCCAGGAAGACCAGCGTGACCAGGCCGACGGTGGGCAGCGCCCGGCCGAAGGAGGCGAGGTTGACGGCGAGGAAGGCGCCACGGCCGGTGTGCCCGATGAGCAGCCCCACCGGCAGCGCGATCAGGGCCGCGGCGAGGGTGGCGAGCACCGAATATTCCAGGTGCTCCAGGATGCGGGTGGCGATGCCCTCGGGGCCGGACCACTGGGCGGAACTGGTCAGCCAGGCGGCGAGGTTCTTCAGGAGTTCGAGCATCGGGGCGTCACGCTCGCTTCCGCAGCTTGGGACGACGCGGCCCGGAGGTGCCGCGCAGCCAGGGGGTGCACAGCCACTGGACGGTCACCAGCACCGCGTCGGCGACCAGGGCGAGCAGCAGGGTCAGGGCCACCCCGGCGATGACCGGGGTGGGGAAGTTGCGCTGGAAGCCGTCGGTGAAGAGCTGGCCGAGGCCGCCGTATCCGATGTAACTCGCCACGCTGACCAGGGAGATGGACATGACGGTGGCGACCCGCACGCCCGCCATGATCACCGGGAGGGCGAGCGGCAGCTCGACGGTGAGCAGGGTGCGCAGCGGCGTGGTCCCCATCGCCTGGGAGGCCTCCCGGGCCCGGGCCGGGACCGCGTCCAGCCCCTCGACGGTGTTCCGTACCAGTACCACCAAGGTGTACGCGGTCAGGCCGGTGATCGCGGTGGTCCGGGTCAGCCCGGTGACCGGCAGCAGGAGGACGAAGAAGGCGAGGGAGGGGATGGTGTAGAGGATGTTGGACGCGCCGAGCACGAAGCCGCGCAGCGGCCGTACGCGGTGCGCGAGGACCGCCAGCGGCAGCGCGATCAGCAGGCCGAAGAGGACGGCGGGCACGGCGGTGGCGAGGTGGTCCGCGGTGAGGCGGGCCATCTCGCCGGTGTGGTCGGGGAACCAGCCCCACTCGATGGTCATGCGGGGCGCTCCGCGGCGTCCTCGGCCGGGCGGGGCGCGGCGTCCTCGGGGGGCCGTTCGCCGGCGGCCGTCGCCCGGCCGGCCTCCGCATGGCTGCGGCCGGCCCGTTCGTGGATGGCGTCGCGGGAGGTGAGGCCCCTCAGCACGCCGTCGGCGGTGACCCGGGCGACGGCGCCGGCGGGGGAGGAGACCGCCTCGTTGAGCGCGGAGAGCAGGGAGTCGGTGTCGCGCAGCGGCCGGACGGCCTCCAGGGGGGCCTCGCCGGCCGTGCCGCCGGAGGGCAGGGCGTCGGTGTCCAGCCAGCCCAGCGGTTCGCGGCGCGGGGAGGTCACCAGGCGCCAGCGGTCCCCGTCGCGGGGTATGCCGCCGACCGGTTCGTCCGTGCGTATCTCCCCGCCGGGCGCGTGGGGGACGTCCGCGAGGTCGGTGAGCGAGAGCAGCTTGAGGCCGCGCTCGGCGCCCAGGAAGCCGGCGACGAAGTCATCGGCGGGGCGCGCGAGCAGCTCGGCGGGCTCCGCGCACTGGACGAGCCGGCCGCCGGAGCGGAAGACCGCGATCCGGTCGCCCAGGCGGACCGCCTCGTCGATGTCGTGGGTGACGAAGACGACGGTCTTGCGCAGCTCCTCCTGGAGCCGCAGCAGCTCGTTCTGCAGCTGGGTGCGCACCACGGGGTCGACGGCGCCGAACGGCTCGTCCATCAGCAGCACCGGCGGGTCGGCGGCGAGCGCGCGGGCCACGCCGACGCGCTGCTGCTGGCCGCCGGAGAGCTGGTGCGGATAGCGCTTGCCGGCGTCGGCGGGCAGGCCGACCAGCTCCAGCAGCTCGCCGGCGCGGGCGCGGGCCTTGCGCCGGCCCCAGCCCAGCAGCAGCGGGACGGTCGCGATGTTGTCCAGGATCGTACGGTGAGGGAAGAGGCCGGACTGCTGGATGACATAGCCGATGCCGCGGCGCAGCTCGGCGGCGTCCGTCTCCAGGATGTCGCGGCCGCCGACGCTGATGGTGCCGGAGGTCGGCTCCACCATGCGGTTGACCATCCGCAGGGTGGTCGTCTTGCCGCACCCCGAGGATCCGACGAGGACGGTGACGCCGCCTTCGGGGAGGTCAAGGGACAGCTCGTCCACGGCGGTCGTGCCGTTCGGGTATCGCTTGCTGACTGCGTCGAACTTGATCATCCGCTGCCCCTTGCCCGGCCTGCATATGGTCATGCAGAGTCTTAGGCACGTGAATAGAAGTCAATAGGTGGAAGTAAATCGCCTGTTACCTCGCCTGTTACTTCGCTTCACCGTACGGAACGAGGTGTCGGACTTACGTCTACAAATGGCGCTATAAGAGGGAGTTGAGCCCCTTGGTTTCTCATATGCTGGACACCTACCGACGGGGCGACCGGCGCATCACGCTCGACGGCACCGCCCTGAACACGGCCGACATCGCCGCCCTCGCGGAGCGCACCGCCCACCCCGCCGAGCCGGACCCCAAGGCGTTCGCCCGCGCCGAGGAGTCCTGGGAGACCGCCCGCCGCCTCACCGCCACCGGCCGGGTCTACGGGCGCAGCACCGGCGTCGGCGCCAACCGCACCGAGGACGTCGGGGCCGCCGGCGCCGCCGGTGCCGACCACGGATTGCGGCTGCTGCGCAGCCACGCCGGCGCGATCGGCGACCCGCTGCCCGCCCGGGAGGTCCGCGCGATGCTCGCCGTGCGCGCCAACCAGCTGCTGGCGGGCGGCGCCGGCCTGCACCCCGCCGTCATCACCGCGCTGCTCACCGCCCTGGACACCGGGGCGCACCCGGTCGTCCACGAGCACGGCGCGGTCGGCACCGGCGATCTGGCCGCCCTCGCCCAGACCGGCCTCGCGCTGGTCGGCGAACACCCCTGGCACTGCGCCCCCGGCGCCCGCGCCCCCGCCCCCATCGCCCTGGACAACAACGACGCCCTCGCCCTGATCAGCAGCAACGCCCTCACCCTCGGCCAGTCCGCGCTCGCCCTCGACGAACTGCGGCGGCTGCTCGCCGCCTCCCTTCCCGTCGCCGCGCTCTCCCTGCTCGCGGTCGGCGGTTCCTACGAACCCTTCGCCGAGCCGGTGATGCGCGCCCGCCCGCACCCCGGCTGCGCGGCCGCCGCCACCCGGCTGCGCGCCCTCTCCGGCGTCCCGCCCCGTCCCGCGCCGCCGCTCGGCCGCATCCAGGACCCCTACGGCTTCCGCTGCCTCCCGCAGATCCACGGGCCCGCACTGGACGCCGCCGACACCCTCGACGGGGTGCTGACCATCGAGGTGAACGCCGCCGCCGAAAACCCCCTGATCAGCATCGAGGACCAGGCCGCCTACCACCACGGCAACTTCTACGCCGCCCACACCGGGCTCGCCCTGGACACCTTCCGGCTGGCGGTGCTGCAGACCGCCCGGCTCTCCACCGCCCGGCTCGCCGCGCTCTCCGAGCCGGACTTCACCCGGCTGCGGCCGTTCCTGGGCGACGCGGCGCCGGCCAGCTCCGGCGTGATGATCCTCGAATACGCGGCCGGCGCGGCGCTCGGCGAGATGCGCGAGGTCTCCTACCCGGCCTCGCTCGGCCATGCCGTCCTCTCCCGCGGCGTCGAGGAACAGGCCAGCTTCGCCTCCCTGGGAGCCCGCCAGACCCTGCGTGCCTGCACCTACTACCGCCAGATCCTCGCCTGCGAACTCGTCGCCGCCGTACGGGCCTTGCGGATGCGCTCCCTGGAACCCGAACCGGACCTCCCCCTCGCCACCGCCTTCCGGCGCGCGGCCGGGGCCCTCGACCCGCGGATGGAGGACCGCCCGCTGACCGATGATGTGGCGGTGGCGGCGGGGCTGCTGGAAGAGCTGGCGGAGCTGTGAGCGCCACGGCGGGCGGCGGGCCGCTTCCGGCCGGGTGGCCGGGATCGGGGCCGGGGCCCCGGGTACGGCCGGATCCCGACGCCTGTCCCGGACCGGAGCGGGCCGGGAATTCCGTACAGTCGGTCGACACAGGACAAGGCCCCCGACCGGGCCGGGAAGAAGAGGCGATGAGCGGGGACGGGGACAACGGCGGCGGGGCGCGGGGCGCGCGGGTCGCGACGGGCGGTGCGAGCGCTGCCGGCGTCGAGGGCGATGCGGCTGTCGCGGGCCGTGCGACCGGTACGGGCACCGGGACCGCCGCCCGTCTGCAGAAGCTCTTCGAGGGGCACCGGCTGACGCCCACCCAGCGCCGGATCGCGCACTGCATGGTGCGCCGGGCCGCCGATGCCCCCTTCCTCTCCAGCGTCGAACTGGCCGAACTCGCCGGCGTCAGCCAGCCGTCCGTCACCCGCTTCGCGGTCGCCCTGGGCTTCGACGGCTACCCGGCGCTGCGCCGTCATCTGCGCGAGGTGGCCCCCACCGGGGAAGCCGCCGAGGCCGGCAGCGCCAACGAGTACCAGCAGGCCGTCCAGGCGGAGATCGACAACCTCCGTCAGCTCGCCGCCGCCCTCACCGACCCGGCGCCGGTGGCCGAGGCGGGCCGCCTCTTCGCCGCCTCCCGCCCGCTGCTCGTCCTCGGGCTGCGCGCCGCCACCGCCCAGGCCGCGGGCTTCACCTACTTCGCCCGCAAGGTCCACCCCGACGTCCGGCTCCTGGACGAGGGCGGCACCATGCTCACCGACCGCATCGACGCCGCCGCGCGCGCCGGCGCGAGCGCGCTGCTCT belongs to Streptomyces sp. NBC_01454 and includes:
- a CDS encoding purine-cytosine permease family protein; this translates as MAGVVEQHSIDVVPDGERHGRAVSQFTLWLGANLQITAVVTGALAVVFGANACWSLIGLLLGNLLGGAVMALHSAQGPRLGLPQMITSRAQFGVRGAAVPLALVIVMYIGFFAGGSVLAGQAVGELTHLGETPGIVLFAAVTAVAAAVGYRLIHALGRIAGLVCALTFVYLGIRLLQRADLGALLADHRFGLPVFLLAVSLSASWQLAFGPYVADYSRYLPRHTSARATFWWTLSGTVLGSQWSMTFGALAAAAAPTAFVGHEVGYVVGLGGAGLTASLLYFVIALGKLTINVLNTYGGFMSLVTGVSGFRGQRTLSPRGRAAYIAGIMAAGTAVALLGKDSFLTAFKDFLLFLLTFFTPWSAINLVDYYLISKERYDIPALSDPGGRYGAWNLRALAVYAFGVLAQLPFLATHFYTGPLVAPLGGADISWLVGLAVPAVVYWVVARRDTARLPEPATAPPGERSPAGSGG
- a CDS encoding cysteine dioxygenase yields the protein MTYRTSQADAAREVPDGAQPFTALPERNLDKRELRELVDTLAARPDLWREQVAFSDTERHYASLYRDEFVDVWLLCWTRQNDTGWHDHDLSSGAVGVVQGMLTESNPRIGGEHLATAVGAGASFCFGPEHIHRLTGATDDAVSVHAYSPPLWRLGQYDITDDGLMRRVSVSYADELRPMDGARAA
- a CDS encoding amidohydrolase, with the translated sequence MPTDVHQHLWPPEFLALLRARSAPPRLDGWTLHLPGEAPYTVDPADHDIAARARLARADGLDLALVSLSSPLGIEDLPPAEAAPLLAAFHDGALDLPAPFGVWASVCLSTPAPDPGALRHELARGCVGLQLPATALLDAAGWARCAPLLDAADALDKPLFVHPGAAPRTPDAPAWWPALVPYVQQLHAAWFAFRAVGRPRHPDLRVCFAALAGLAPLHGERLVARGGGRERGRVDCGVFYETSSYGTRAVDALVRTAGIDVVVSGSDRPYAAPVLPDLGARAAIHALRTTNPARLLGPTKGARR
- a CDS encoding LacI family DNA-binding transcriptional regulator; this translates as MARPNKRTTLREVAEATGLSTAAVSYALRGKHVSKETEERVRKAAAELGYEADPIARALVSGRTSTVGVLAGDLQDLWQQQLMAAIGRELLAGDRYALILDAGGDPERELSLAKQLRDQRVDGLLVSPVDPSAEGWSKIADAVPVVSIGDALSRARTAGEVLFDNRAGIDAVLDYLRGLGHRRITVLTPTGPSTPDRPADVYVREAADRLGIEVEVLPCAQELGEATAMARRVLTNSPDGRPAGTSALTAPTAVFCFSDSIAYGVYAAAAEAALTVGRDLSVVGFDDHPVSRVLTPPLTTVDWGLGEIAKEAARLAVAAIEGRRVRRKRILCAPRLSERGSAGEVRG
- a CDS encoding sigma-70 family RNA polymerase sigma factor; this encodes MKRSATSEITVESAAGDGGAPDAAHGELADRLEAHRTELTGYCYRMLGSAFEAEDAVQETMVRAWRGHDRFEGRASLRSWLYRIATNVCLDLLKGSQRRARPMDLASPASVDTPIGTGLPEATWIGPVPDTRVLASAGDPAERAVARESVRLAFIAALQRLAPRQRAVLILREVLSWSAREVAELLGSSVASVNSALQRARATLAASADADEEPPGPLDDTQQALLRRYVDAFERFDLDALTALLHEDSTLSMPPYELWLRGREDFLAWLRGPGCGCAGSHLVPVAANGRPAFGQYRADGLPWAIQVLDLADGRITALHSFLDTERLFPLFGLPLKYGGPAPA
- a CDS encoding ABC transporter substrate-binding protein gives rise to the protein MNRRTVLTTLLAGASAPLLAACSSGITSLKGDGAGGDGGSSGGGLVIGTANFTENQVLGYLYAGVLNAAGVKTTVRPNLGSREIVVPALRSGDIDLLPEYQGSLLLYLDKKATATEAGAMQNALTTVLPDGLEVLPYASAEDRDSFAVTRRTADRYGLKTLDDLRKVNGKLIFGAAAEMKKRVVGLVGLKDQYGVEFKEFKALDSSGPLVKGALKKGDIDIANVFTTDVDTAENGWVLLADPKHLIPAQHIVPLIAARKADARVRKALARLGNALTTPDLTELNRLVDKEKQDPDRVAAAWLKKHKLG
- a CDS encoding ABC transporter permease, with protein sequence MLELLKNLAAWLTSSAQWSGPEGIATRILEHLEYSVLATLAAALIALPVGLLIGHTGRGAFLAVNLASFGRALPTVGLVTLVFLAGGLSVWPVYVSLVALAVPVIITNTYAGMAAVDPEVKDAAKGVGLRGRQILWQVEIPLALPLIMTGVRLATVQVVATATIAAYVSFGGLGRYVFDGLAQRDLVQVLGGAVLVAALAVVADLALGGLTRLLFRGRPAAAR
- a CDS encoding ABC transporter permease; this encodes MTIEWGWFPDHTGEMARLTADHLATAVPAVLFGLLIALPLAVLAHRVRPLRGFVLGASNILYTIPSLAFFVLLLPVTGLTRTTAITGLTAYTLVVLVRNTVEGLDAVPARAREASQAMGTTPLRTLLTVELPLALPVIMAGVRVATVMSISLVSVASYIGYGGLGQLFTDGFQRNFPTPVIAGVALTLLLALVADAVLVTVQWLCTPWLRGTSGPRRPKLRKRA
- a CDS encoding ABC transporter ATP-binding protein; protein product: MIKFDAVSKRYPNGTTAVDELSLDLPEGGVTVLVGSSGCGKTTTLRMVNRMVEPTSGTISVGGRDILETDAAELRRGIGYVIQQSGLFPHRTILDNIATVPLLLGWGRRKARARAGELLELVGLPADAGKRYPHQLSGGQQQRVGVARALAADPPVLLMDEPFGAVDPVVRTQLQNELLRLQEELRKTVVFVTHDIDEAVRLGDRIAVFRSGGRLVQCAEPAELLARPADDFVAGFLGAERGLKLLSLTDLADVPHAPGGEIRTDEPVGGIPRDGDRWRLVTSPRREPLGWLDTDALPSGGTAGEAPLEAVRPLRDTDSLLSALNEAVSSPAGAVARVTADGVLRGLTSRDAIHERAGRSHAEAGRATAAGERPPEDAAPRPAEDAAERPA